Proteins encoded in a region of the Saccharothrix ecbatanensis genome:
- a CDS encoding M48 family metalloprotease — MTATLPEAATGRRAVLPSPGRGRFVLLIFTLLVAGTGVGYSVYLVLYASIYSGPSTCNQYIFEVPRGGSELTAEQEALYQLFTECITLERLGYDGAMFAGAGLVLGVGLVLARVLPRRLVRRAGRTRLAGPRWQEMARDAVASMGGLVVPEVRFGPFTLHEPFSVRSAGKLLVILPPAVQALPAGQARAVLRHECAHVVAGDVGLVWLTSAVLRGLPAMLLLPIPLAFVVALADPDLTVPGMFVGDYYWLEYGVSALLLSAAALAVSAAVVRSREHEADLRAVEGESSEPLLALLQRPDAPHRSWWQRRLAAHPSFSARRAVLDRGDLLRHGRVVEAAAFGLLVGMCANASEFMLMPLLQLVDDRGASSLMVAPVVLGTLLAIGWGLALWRSAASGAQGRNLGALVALPSGVLAGSAANFGGLAQGGVPFGSWSRAAEVFVAVACAAALSLALATSWAGRVRSPRSVFLLNMTLWVPAMWLGLYGWDHLFGGAPLWMALNYVGNSYAVTAGTAVLGVLAWWWTPRRLVPAVAAVLSVGAALIVRVLTPVSIPSSIAPEDVALLDPVSALDSWTAVAAGLGCLIGFLVLRATGAAVATAITATALTGATVMLLGRFAELPGWIHYWQLNLMSVRIHVEWPVGSLASLLFPTASVLLLITGRRKPAPLPAWIQLTVPTVCTILSASIASAVYLTWV, encoded by the coding sequence GTGACCGCCACCCTGCCCGAGGCGGCGACCGGCCGCCGTGCCGTACTGCCGTCCCCCGGGCGGGGGCGCTTCGTTCTGCTGATCTTCACGTTGCTCGTCGCCGGTACCGGCGTCGGCTACAGCGTCTACCTCGTCTTGTACGCCTCGATCTACTCGGGGCCCTCGACATGCAACCAGTACATCTTCGAGGTGCCTAGAGGCGGCTCAGAACTCACTGCCGAACAGGAGGCGCTGTACCAGCTTTTCACGGAGTGCATCACCCTGGAGCGGCTGGGGTACGACGGCGCGATGTTCGCCGGTGCCGGGCTGGTGCTGGGCGTCGGCCTGGTGCTGGCCCGGGTGCTGCCCCGGAGGTTGGTGCGGCGGGCCGGGCGGACACGGCTGGCGGGTCCGCGGTGGCAGGAGATGGCCCGGGATGCCGTGGCGTCCATGGGTGGCCTCGTTGTGCCCGAGGTGCGGTTTGGTCCGTTCACCCTCCACGAACCGTTCAGCGTCCGGTCGGCCGGCAAGCTGCTGGTCATCCTGCCGCCCGCCGTTCAGGCCCTACCCGCCGGCCAGGCGCGGGCGGTGTTGAGGCACGAGTGCGCGCACGTCGTCGCCGGTGATGTCGGGCTCGTTTGGCTGACCTCCGCCGTGCTCAGGGGCCTGCCAGCGATGCTGCTGCTCCCGATCCCGCTGGCGTTCGTCGTGGCGCTGGCCGATCCGGACCTTACTGTTCCGGGAATGTTCGTCGGGGACTACTACTGGCTGGAATACGGAGTCAGCGCCCTGCTCCTGTCCGCTGCCGCGTTGGCGGTGTCGGCAGCCGTCGTGCGCTCGCGTGAACACGAGGCCGATCTGCGCGCGGTGGAGGGCGAGTCGTCGGAGCCTCTGCTGGCCTTGTTGCAGCGACCGGATGCCCCGCACCGCTCCTGGTGGCAGCGTCGACTCGCCGCCCACCCGTCGTTCTCCGCACGTCGGGCGGTCCTGGATCGTGGCGACCTGCTGCGACACGGCCGAGTGGTCGAAGCCGCGGCATTCGGTCTCCTTGTGGGCATGTGCGCCAACGCCAGTGAGTTCATGCTGATGCCACTGCTGCAACTGGTCGACGACCGGGGTGCCTCCTCGCTGATGGTCGCCCCGGTCGTCCTGGGGACGCTGTTGGCGATCGGATGGGGTTTGGCGCTGTGGAGGTCGGCGGCGTCCGGTGCCCAGGGGCGGAACCTCGGTGCCCTGGTCGCACTTCCCTCAGGGGTGTTGGCGGGATCGGCGGCAAACTTCGGAGGGCTTGCCCAAGGTGGGGTGCCGTTCGGATCCTGGTCGCGGGCGGCCGAGGTGTTCGTGGCGGTCGCGTGCGCGGCGGCGCTGAGCCTGGCCCTGGCCACCTCGTGGGCCGGGCGGGTACGTTCGCCGCGCTCGGTGTTCCTGCTGAACATGACGCTGTGGGTACCGGCCATGTGGCTCGGGTTGTATGGGTGGGACCACCTGTTTGGTGGGGCCCCATTGTGGATGGCACTGAACTACGTCGGCAATTCGTACGCCGTCACGGCGGGAACGGCTGTGCTGGGAGTTCTCGCGTGGTGGTGGACGCCCAGACGTCTCGTCCCGGCCGTGGCGGCAGTCCTGTCGGTCGGAGCGGCTTTGATCGTCCGCGTTCTCACCCCGGTCTCCATTCCCTCCTCGATTGCCCCGGAAGACGTGGCGCTCCTCGACCCGGTGAGCGCCTTGGACTCCTGGACCGCCGTCGCGGCCGGACTCGGCTGCCTGATCGGGTTTCTGGTCCTGCGCGCGACGGGTGCCGCAGTCGCGACGGCAATCACGGCGACCGCGCTCACGGGCGCGACAGTGATGTTGTTGGGGAGGTTCGCCGAGCTGCCCGGGTGGATTCACTACTGGCAGCTGAACCTGATGAGTGTTCGGATCCACGTCGAGTGGCCCGTGGGCTCCCTGGCCTCACTCCTATTCCCGACCGCGTCGGTGCTGCTGCTGATCACCGGCAGGCGGAAACCCGCTCCGCTACCAGCGTGGATCCAGTTGACGGTGCCAACCGTGTGCACCATCCTTTCCGCTTCGATCGCATCCGCGGTGTACCTGACCTGGGTGTGA
- a CDS encoding DUF4192 domain-containing protein, producing the protein MHTTGPADATTADQDVLASTPTCHAIADFYDEHDIHPRWVGSLQGHADPESLRTTTSGRTLLEATDPETFTAAVTDLFDVWADKDDGLRYPPSDGWPWPWQDLRHADWVYTFDGHRVWVVTDRATVGIITPTALVPDPKDVLTRRVELLDDLHRRTDPTAEDRPAAPERPSPRRSRFDLIHEHVLHAGDRTRPLTDHEVADLAFALTNPLVRDACLSFALGEHAAHAESLWTELSRTSPAPERAEPIALLAAYAYLRGDLDLAAAAIGLAERSSPGHRLGELLGTALRNDIDPAALRRMAQRSQELIAEL; encoded by the coding sequence ATGCACACCACCGGCCCGGCGGATGCCACGACCGCAGACCAGGACGTCCTCGCGTCCACGCCGACCTGCCACGCCATCGCCGACTTCTACGACGAGCACGACATCCACCCACGCTGGGTCGGTTCCCTTCAAGGCCACGCCGACCCCGAGTCACTGCGCACGACCACCTCCGGACGAACGCTGTTGGAGGCCACCGACCCGGAAACCTTCACCGCCGCCGTGACCGACCTGTTCGACGTGTGGGCCGACAAGGACGACGGCCTGCGCTATCCACCGTCGGACGGATGGCCGTGGCCGTGGCAGGACCTCCGCCACGCCGACTGGGTATACACCTTCGACGGACACCGGGTCTGGGTCGTCACCGACCGCGCCACGGTCGGGATCATCACCCCGACCGCTCTGGTTCCGGACCCGAAGGACGTCCTCACGCGACGGGTCGAACTGCTCGACGACCTCCATCGTCGAACCGACCCCACCGCCGAGGATCGCCCCGCCGCCCCGGAACGCCCCAGCCCTCGACGAAGTCGCTTCGACCTGATCCACGAACACGTGCTCCACGCCGGCGATCGCACGCGACCGCTGACCGACCACGAAGTCGCCGACCTGGCGTTCGCGCTGACCAACCCACTGGTCCGTGACGCCTGCCTGTCCTTCGCCCTCGGCGAGCACGCCGCCCACGCCGAGTCGCTGTGGACCGAACTGTCCAGGACCAGCCCCGCGCCCGAACGAGCCGAACCGATCGCCCTCCTGGCCGCGTACGCCTACCTGCGAGGAGACCTCGACCTGGCCGCAGCCGCGATCGGACTCGCCGAAAGGAGTTCCCCAGGGCACCGCCTCGGCGAACTGCTCGGCACCGCACTGCGCAATGACATCGACCCGGCAGCCCTACGGCGAATGGCACAACGGAGCCAGGAGCTGATCGCAGAGCTGTGA
- a CDS encoding restriction system modified-DNA reader domain-containing protein: protein MTADTTPPTPPEATSDAAVAAPSGDTATTPGPMPVTTQDDEETTTLWRQGLPADAVVLAPSIAATPMRQPENTWAMLVLAADVMDDTDPDREGEVALFAGCWLPGQPQAAMCEEDLVLVLTAPDGESPPDDQVDVEMLLAHGSQWLRVGEWKGADPRWPWTVAVTAAAIMGRCVETTEAATLPPNVTVDRPLQGWGGKGGLVDLLAAGLLQAGEEFIWDRPARGTRHTAHIHPNGTLVLADGRAYHHPSGAIAALGGKNMSGWRSWKRTSDRRTLSDLRTELRAHRGQAIEPHRGQ, encoded by the coding sequence ATGACCGCCGATACCACGCCGCCGACGCCACCCGAAGCCACCTCGGACGCTGCCGTTGCCGCGCCGAGTGGCGACACCGCAACCACTCCCGGTCCGATGCCCGTCACGACACAGGATGACGAAGAGACGACGACGTTGTGGCGGCAAGGACTGCCGGCGGACGCCGTGGTTCTCGCCCCGTCGATCGCTGCCACGCCCATGCGGCAACCCGAGAACACTTGGGCGATGCTGGTACTGGCAGCGGACGTCATGGACGACACCGACCCCGACCGGGAAGGCGAAGTCGCCCTGTTCGCCGGATGTTGGCTGCCTGGACAGCCGCAGGCGGCGATGTGCGAAGAAGATCTCGTCCTCGTACTGACCGCGCCCGACGGTGAGTCGCCGCCGGACGACCAAGTCGATGTGGAGATGCTGCTCGCGCACGGCAGCCAGTGGCTGCGGGTCGGTGAGTGGAAAGGGGCGGACCCGCGCTGGCCGTGGACCGTCGCGGTCACCGCTGCGGCAATCATGGGACGATGCGTCGAAACGACCGAGGCCGCGACGCTCCCGCCCAACGTGACAGTCGATCGGCCTCTGCAGGGTTGGGGCGGCAAAGGCGGCCTCGTGGACCTGCTCGCCGCCGGTCTGCTTCAGGCCGGAGAGGAGTTCATCTGGGACCGCCCGGCGCGCGGTACCCGGCACACCGCCCACATCCACCCGAACGGCACGTTGGTCCTCGCGGACGGGCGCGCCTACCACCACCCGTCCGGAGCCATTGCCGCCCTGGGAGGAAAGAACATGAGCGGCTGGCGATCCTGGAAAAGGACCTCCGACAGGCGGACTCTGAGCGACCTGCGCACCGAACTGCGAGCCCACCGAGGACAGGCAATCGAACCGCACCGAGGGCAGTGA
- a CDS encoding helix-turn-helix domain-containing protein, translated as MSTNTNTSPTQQGVPNPTKPRTEAEEKLWQALLDNPGSTAATLSTAAGIGKSTAPKILTRWEKEGLVARIAGNTDGGSRPADRWSISTDNECSDKDRRADEGPTVDRTAHDQSFVDADVPVDSRPTATVEAQADTQSKGERLAPGALRGMVEDYLREHSGQDFSPNAVGKALNRSAGAVHNALEKLVVSGYAVRTSDKPKKYTLAPAAEDSTASG; from the coding sequence ATGTCCACCAACACCAACACCAGCCCGACGCAGCAAGGTGTCCCCAACCCGACAAAGCCGCGCACGGAAGCCGAGGAGAAGCTGTGGCAGGCACTGCTCGACAACCCAGGTAGCACCGCCGCCACGTTGTCGACCGCCGCCGGGATCGGCAAGTCCACGGCTCCGAAAATCCTCACCCGATGGGAGAAGGAGGGCTTGGTCGCCCGCATCGCCGGGAACACCGATGGTGGATCACGTCCCGCCGACCGCTGGTCGATCAGCACCGACAACGAGTGTTCCGACAAAGACCGGCGTGCGGACGAAGGCCCGACCGTTGACCGGACCGCGCATGATCAGTCCTTTGTGGATGCGGACGTGCCCGTCGACAGTCGGCCCACTGCGACGGTTGAGGCGCAGGCGGATACGCAGTCGAAGGGTGAGCGGTTGGCACCCGGGGCGTTGCGCGGGATGGTCGAGGACTACCTGCGGGAGCACTCCGGCCAGGACTTCAGCCCGAACGCAGTGGGCAAGGCGCTGAACCGGTCGGCCGGTGCGGTGCACAACGCACTGGAGAAGCTGGTCGTCAGCGGCTACGCCGTGCGCACCAGTGACAAGCCCAAGAAGTACACGCTCGCCCCGGCAGCCGAGGACTCCACCGCAAGCGGCTGA